In Numidum massiliense, a single genomic region encodes these proteins:
- a CDS encoding dihydroorotate dehydrogenase: MSERLEVRLGSLTLNNPVMPASGCFGFGREYSQFYDLRQLGAIAIKATTPEPRRGNPTPRVAETPAGMLNAIGLQNPGVDEVCATELPWLDQFGVPIFANIAGNTVEDYEQVAAQVSASPHVAALELNISCPNVACGGVAFGADPQLAAEVTQAVKRVSRVPVFVKLTPHAADIVAVARAVAAAGADGLSMVNTLLGMRLDLNTRRPILANERGGLSGPAIKPVALRMIWDVSQAVDLPIIGMGGITSAEDVIEFFLAGASAIAVGTANFTNPYICPEIIAALPPLLDKLHVERIAELTGAGWKK; the protein is encoded by the coding sequence GTGAGTGAACGTCTCGAGGTACGTCTCGGTTCGCTAACGTTAAACAATCCGGTCATGCCCGCATCCGGCTGTTTTGGGTTCGGGCGAGAGTACAGTCAGTTTTACGATCTGCGCCAGTTAGGCGCGATCGCGATCAAGGCGACCACACCTGAGCCGCGCCGCGGCAATCCGACGCCGCGGGTGGCAGAAACGCCGGCAGGTATGCTCAATGCGATCGGGTTGCAAAACCCGGGCGTCGACGAAGTATGTGCGACTGAACTCCCGTGGCTCGATCAGTTTGGAGTACCGATCTTTGCCAATATTGCTGGCAATACGGTGGAAGATTACGAACAAGTAGCCGCGCAAGTGAGCGCGAGTCCGCACGTCGCGGCCTTGGAGCTAAACATCTCCTGTCCGAACGTCGCCTGTGGCGGGGTGGCTTTCGGGGCCGATCCGCAATTAGCTGCCGAAGTGACACAAGCTGTCAAACGTGTCAGTCGCGTGCCCGTGTTCGTCAAATTGACGCCGCACGCTGCCGATATCGTCGCCGTCGCCCGCGCCGTCGCCGCTGCGGGTGCCGATGGACTAAGCATGGTTAACACGTTGCTCGGCATGCGTCTCGACTTAAACACGCGGCGTCCGATTCTGGCGAATGAACGGGGGGGTCTGTCCGGTCCGGCGATTAAACCAGTGGCGCTTCGGATGATTTGGGATGTGAGCCAGGCCGTCGATTTGCCGATCATCGGCATGGGGGGCATTACGTCGGCGGAAGATGTGATTGAATTTTTCCTCGCCGGTGCATCGGCAATCGCAGTCGGCACCGCCAATTTTACGAACCCGTACATTTGTCCAGAAATTATCGCTGCGTTACCGCCGTTACTCGACAAGTT
- a CDS encoding dihydroorotate dehydrogenase electron transfer subunit yields the protein MATKMVKKELTVLQNRRIASDIYQIDCHDPEVAHGQAPGQFYHIRCGSGWELTLRRPISIAVQDAREQTVTLIYRAAGKGTTWLASRRRGDTLDVLGPLGNGFPLTAAPTVKRALLVGGGVGVPPLYGLARDLHARGAVVDSILGFASREAAFYVDEFRAFGSVAVATDDGTLGTRGRVTDLIESPYPWDVFYACGPLPMLRALQQLFAKTALDGYVSLEERMGCGVGACLACVCQLRTQEPRLCERETQLTQVKICSDGPVFPFREVVL from the coding sequence ATGGCCACAAAGATGGTGAAAAAAGAGCTCACCGTATTACAAAATAGGCGCATCGCAAGCGACATTTACCAAATCGACTGCCACGACCCTGAGGTGGCACACGGGCAAGCTCCGGGACAGTTCTACCACATTCGATGCGGTAGTGGATGGGAACTCACGCTGCGCCGACCGATCAGTATAGCTGTACAGGACGCCCGTGAACAGACAGTTACACTCATTTACCGCGCCGCTGGAAAAGGGACGACGTGGCTAGCTTCCCGTCGCCGCGGCGACACACTAGACGTGCTCGGACCGCTCGGCAACGGCTTTCCACTGACGGCGGCGCCGACGGTTAAACGGGCGCTTCTCGTCGGAGGGGGAGTCGGTGTGCCGCCGCTGTACGGGTTGGCGCGCGACTTACATGCGCGCGGCGCAGTCGTCGACAGTATCCTCGGTTTTGCCTCACGCGAAGCTGCGTTTTACGTCGACGAATTTCGGGCGTTTGGGTCGGTTGCCGTCGCGACAGACGACGGCACCCTCGGCACGCGCGGCCGCGTCACAGACTTGATCGAGAGCCCGTATCCGTGGGATGTGTTTTACGCCTGCGGGCCCTTGCCGATGCTACGCGCGTTACAACAGTTGTTTGCGAAGACAGCGCTCGACGGATACGTCTCGCTCGAAGAGCGGATGGGGTGCGGCGTAGGCGCTTGTCTTGCTTGCGTCTGCCAACTGCGCACGCAAGAGCCCCGGCTTTGTGAGCGAGAGACCCAACTAACGCAAGTGAAAATTTGTAGTGACGGCCCTGTTTTTCCGTTTCGGGAGGTGGTTTTGTGA